The Chanodichthys erythropterus isolate Z2021 chromosome 14, ASM2448905v1, whole genome shotgun sequence genome window below encodes:
- the LOC137036095 gene encoding zinc-binding protein A33-like has translation MASLSDDDFSCPVCHEIFSVPVILSCSHSFCKECLQQFWRIRKTQECPVCRKRSARKLPPVNLALKNLCESFLKERNERRSSGSEEICSLHSEKLKLFCLEDKQPVCLVCRDSKQHNNHKFRPIGEVVSSYKEDLNTALKSLQEKLKYNENIKRKFKKTVQHIKSQAEHTERQIKQQFEKLHQFLRDEEEATITALREEEEQKKQMMKEKLKEMNRHISALSHTIKDMEEMMKASDVCFLKEFPVSMERVQSSQPDPQMASGALIHVPRYLGNLPFRAWKKMQDIVQNTPVILDPNTAYPRLVLSDDLTSVRYSEIKQPLPDNPERFDRCACVLGSEGFNSGTHCWDVEVKESSEFWTLGVTTASKQRKGCDFYKTDVWRVWHSQFKQKLDRVRVNLDYDRGTVSFSDPVTKTHLRTHTTTFTHTLFPFFNFTGSLRILPVNSQ, from the exons ATGGCTTCACTATCTGATGATGATTTTTCTTGTCCCGTGTGTCATGAAATCTTCAGTGTTCCTGTTATTTTATCATGTAGTCACAGTTTCTGTAAAGAGTGTCTTCAACAGTTCTGGAGGATCAGGAAAACTCAGGAGTGTCCTGTCTGCAGGAAAAGATCAGCAAGAAAACTTCCTCCAGTTAATCTCGCGTTAAAGAACTTGTGTGAGTCGTTCCTGAAGGAGAGAAATGAGAGGCGTTCATCAGGATCTGAGGAGATCTGCAGTTTACACAGTGAGAAACTCAAACTCTTCTGTCTGGAGGACAAACAGCCTGTGTGTTTAGTGTGCAGAGATTCAAAACAACACAACAATCATAAATTCAGACCCATCGGTGAAGTGGTTTCATCATATAAG GAGGATCTCAATACAGCACTGAAGTCCTTACAAGAGAAACTTAAATacaatgaaaacattaaaagaaaGTTTAAGAAAACAGTTCAACACATCAAG TCTCAAGCTGAGCACACAGAGCGTCAGATTAAACAGCAGTTTGAGAAGCTTCATCAGTTTCTCAGAGATGAAGAAGAAGCTACAATCACTGCACTGAGGGAGGAAGAGGAGCAGAAGAAGCAGATGATGAAGGAGAAGCTGAAGGAGATGAACAGACACATCTCAGCTCTTTCACACACAATCAAAGACATGGAGGAGATGATGAAAGCCAGTGACGTCTGCTTTCTGAAG GAGTTTCCAGTCTCGATGGAAAG AGTCCAGAGCTCACAGCCGGATCCACAGATGGCTTCTGGAGCTTTGATTCATGTGCCACGTTACTTGGGCAACCTGCCGTTCAGAGCCTGGAAGAAGATGCAGGACATCGTCCAAAACA CTCCTGTGATTCTGGATCCAAACACGGCTTATCCACGTCTCGTCCTGTCTGATGATCTGACCAGTGTGAGATACAGTGAGATCAAACAACCTCTTCCTGATAATCCAGAGAGATTTGACAGGTGTGCCTGTGTTCTGGGTTCAGAGGGATTTAACTCAGGAACACACTGCTGGGATGTGGAGGTTAAAGAGAGTTCAGAGTTCTGGACTCTTGGAGTAACTACAGCATCAAAACAGAGGAAGGGATGTGATTTCTATAAGACTGATGTCTGGAGAGTGTGGCACAGTCAGTTTAAACAGAAGCTTGATCGTGTGAGAGTGAATCTGGACTATGACAGAGGAACGGTGTCATTCTCTGATCCTGTAACTAAAACACATCtacgcacacacacaaccaccttcactcacacactctttcCATTCTTCAATTTTACTGGCTCTTTGAGGATCTTACCGGTCAATAGTCAGTAA